One stretch of Glycine soja cultivar W05 chromosome 7, ASM419377v2, whole genome shotgun sequence DNA includes these proteins:
- the LOC114420423 gene encoding zinc finger BED domain-containing protein DAYSLEEPER-like, whose product MASETVNRVDSVDDIEFMEDEEEARVEPKPNAKENRSDNDEKESKKVKVCTSIAWKYFTKIGVVDGKEKVECNTCGQQYVIGGSKVGTSHLLRHVKLLCKKKAKFHDVGGMIIDHAGKLRSREVDQKRVLELLTMCIVRHVQDGLKVDEVALQKIRDNIKYVRASESRKIVFTECIAQVRGIDTKVGLRLDVPTWWNSTYIMLESALRYRRAFASFTIRDRKYKCCPSNEEWKRAEKLCEFLKPFYKITNLISGTSYPTSNEYFMQVWKIEWLLRETLKCDDPVLQNMAVLVMEKFGKYWSDYNVIISIAMILDPRMKLEALRFYYSKLDASTCDEKINNIKENMYKLFDEYVSVKSSSSTTSSSQQPTVEEDFNVEENQEMDDPYNKYINYVSQNVNVNGKFELDLYLAKTPLESKFFPKLDILSYWKDRQEHYPNLCRLACEVLSIPIITVASESASSIGARVLNKFVSQLSKQNSILSLTLDEFYSKNGKSLGSMNMDEFLSSIWNSDDNNQVNPP is encoded by the exons ATGGCTTCTGAAACTGTAAATCGAGTTGACTCTGTTGACGATATTGAGTTTATGGAAGATGAGGAAGAAGCCAGGGTTGAACCTAAACCAAATGCAAAGGAGAACAGAAGTGACAATGATgaaaaagagagtaaaaaagTTAAGGTTTGCACTTCTATAGCTTGgaaatattttactaaaattggTGTGGTAGATGGTAAAGAAAAGGTAGAATGTAATACATGTGGGCAACAATATGTAATTGGTGGGAGTAAAGTAGGCACTTCACATTTATTGCGTCATGTTAAGCTCTTGTGTAAAAAGAAAGCTAAATTTCATGATGTGGGTGGAATGATAATTGATCATGCTGGAAAGTTAAGATCTAGGGAAGTTGACCAAAAGCGTGTTCTTGAGCTTCTAACAATGTGTATTGTTCGACATG TTCAAGATGGATTAAAAGTGGATGAAGTTGCTTTACAAAAAATTAGAGACAACATTAAATATGTGAGAGCATCAGAGTCAAGAAAAATAGTATTTACCGAATGTATTGCTCAAGTGAGAGGTATTGATACTAAAGTGGGCTTGAGGTTGGATGTGCCTACTTGGTGGAATTCTACTTATATCATGCTTGAGAGTGCTCTTAGGTATCGTCGTGCTTTTGCAAGTTTCACTATTCGTGATAGAAAATACAAATGTTGTCCATCTAATGAGGAATGGAAAAGAGCTGAAAAATTGTGTGAATTTTTGAAGCCATTTTATAAGATTACTAATTTGATTTCAg gtacATCTTATCCAACTTCCAATGAATACTTCATGCAAGTATGGAAAATTGAATGGTTGTTGCGAGAAACACTTAAGTGTGATGATCCAGTATTGCAAAATATGGCAGTGTTGGTGATGGAAAAGTTTGGCAAGTATTGGAGTGACTATAATGTCATTATTTCAATTGCTATGATTCTTGACCCACGGATGAAGCTTGAAGCACTTCGGTTTTACTATTCAAAGCTTGATGCTTCTACTTGTGATGAAAAGATTAAtaacataaaagagaatatgTACAAGCtctttgatgaatatgtgagTGTAAAGTCAAGTTCATCTACTACATCAAGTTCTCAACAACCTACTGTTGAAGAAGATTTCAATGTAGAAGAAAATCAAGAGATGGATGATCCATATAAT AAATATATCAATTATGTGAGCCAAAATGTTAATGTCAATGGCAAGTTTGAATTAGATCTCTATTTGGCTAAGACACCGCTTGAGTCAAAGTTTTTTCCTAAGTTGGATATTTTGAGTTATTGGAAGGACCGCCAAGAACATTATCCAAATCTTTGTAGATTGGCATGTGAGGTGTTAAGCATTCCTATAATAACTGTTGCTAGTGAATCGGCATCTAGCATTGGTGCTCGTGTGCTAAACAA
- the LOC114419016 gene encoding protein MIZU-KUSSEI 1-like — protein sequence MDTCTDRTIMHLHDQQVHPFTLHFLNVPHPFFKKIKPSNPNISLFHNSYSSPPAKMTIGTLRRFFLPCFFPSKPQPTVPFSDHHHPPTKNRPSSPASSTSSSTAASAAPPRPSKSMVIGTIFGNRRGHVWFCIQHDRLSSKPSLLLELPLSTDHLVREMRNGIVRIALECSAAANACPLRSVPLWTAFCNGKKTGFAARRRAGDRVRNILRTMQCVSVGAGVIPSGFASSAAAASEELMYMRANFEHVVGNADSESFHLINPDECPGQELSVFLLRSRLGATR from the coding sequence atggaCACATGCACGGACCGTACCATCATGCACTTACATGATCAACAAGTTCACCCCTTCACTCTTCACTTCCTCAACGTTCCACACCCATTCTTCAAGAAAATTAAACCCTCAAACCCAAACATTTCACTGTTTCATAATTCATACTCATCACCACCCGCCAAAATGACCATCGGCACCCTCCGTCGATTCTTTCTTCCATGTTTCTTCCCTTCCAAGCCTCAACCCACCGTTCCTTTCTCCGATCACCACCACCCACCCACAAAGAACCGGCCTTCCTCGCCGGCTTCTTCGACGTCGTCTTCCACCGCTGCTTCGGCGGCTCCGCCGCGTCCCTCGAAGTCGATGGTGATCGGAACCATCTTCGGTAACCGCCGCGGCCACGTGTGGTTCTGCATCCAGCACGACCGTCTTTCTTCAAAGCCTTCCCTTCTTCTTGAGCTGCCGCTCTCCACCGACCACCTTGTCCGCGAAATGCGGAACGGCATCGTCCGCATCGCCCTCGAATGCTCCGCCGCCGCCAACGCCTGCCCCCTCCGCTCCGTCCCCCTCTGGACCGCCTTCTGTAACGGCAAGAAGACCGGCTTCGCCGCCCGCCGCCGCGCCGGAGACCGCGTCCGCAACATCCTCCGCACCATGCAGTGCGTCTCCGTCGGCGCCGGCGTCATCCCCTCCGGCTTCGCCTCCTCCGCCGCCGCAGCCTCCGAGGAACTCATGTACATGCGCGCCAACTTCGAACACGTGGTGGGCAACGCCGATTCCGAATCGTTTCATCTCATCAACCCCGACGAGTGCCCCGGCCAGGAACTCAGTGTGTTCCTTCTCCGATCCAGACTTGGTGCCACTCGCTGA
- the LOC114418975 gene encoding dynein light chain 1, cytoplasmic-like, translating into MLEGKAVVRETDMPEGMQSYVMELAHQALDAHEVSDCQSIAHFIKQKLDEAYGPAWNSVVGKDFGSCITHLCGSFIFFRVEMMEFLIFKDGKNFTESREEAIGVLQKARNCD; encoded by the exons ATGTTGGAAGGAAAAGCTGTGGTGAGAGAGACAGACATGCCAGAGGGAATGCAGAGCTATGTTATGGAATTAGCACACCAAGCTCTCGATGCACATGAAGTTTCTGATTGTCAGTCCATTGCTCATTTCATCAAACAG AAACTTGATGAAGCATATGGACCTGCTTGGAATTCCGTGGTTGGAAAAGACTTTGGATCTTGCATCACACATTTATGTGGAAGTTTCATATTCTTTCGTGTGGAGATGATGGAATTTCTGATCTTCAAAGATGGGAAGAATTTCACAGAAAGCAGGGAAGAAGCTATTGGAGTGCTGCAGAAGGCTAGAAATTGTGATTag